One region of Gymnogyps californianus isolate 813 chromosome 28, ASM1813914v2, whole genome shotgun sequence genomic DNA includes:
- the LOC127026772 gene encoding gastrin/cholecystokinin-like peptide, giving the protein MEVKVCISLVLAIVATACLCRPAVEVPGAAGDPHQLPASLVRRDWPESLSQEQKHFMSRFLPHIFTELSNRKGYGDEGMEALHDHYYPDWMDFGRRSAEDSVDAV; this is encoded by the exons ATGGAGGTGAAGGTGTGCATCAGCCTCGTCCTCGCCATCGTGGCAACCGCCTGCCTGTGCCGGCCCGCGGTGGAGGTGCCGGGTGCTGCAGGGGACCCCCACCAGCTTCCTGCCAGCCTGGTCCGGCGGGACTGGCCCGAGTCCCTGTCCCAGGAGCAGAAGCACTTCATGTCCCGGTTCCTGCCCCACATCTTCACAG AGCTGAGCAACCGCAAGGGCTACGGGGACGAGGGGATGGAGGCCCTGCACGACCACTACTACCCCGACTGGATGGACTTCGGCCGCCGCAGCGCTGAGGACTCAGTCGATGCCGTGTAG